Proteins from one Cicer arietinum cultivar CDC Frontier isolate Library 1 chromosome 3, Cicar.CDCFrontier_v2.0, whole genome shotgun sequence genomic window:
- the LOC101497583 gene encoding uncharacterized protein At3g28850: MGCANSKQKRCKHCKTPFSPAPRSYSMHVHHQPQIEEDEEDGYHVVALTSTTLGTLKLNSPSSNSIHDFKFSNGKFEENESFRFHNETLLQKLKREKEKEKREELESEDDDKVKQFSMGLIEAKSWSNMIEEKLTKVIPMTPTRTPPGEPETINTWELMEGLEDISPFRSPNHFKSFSFDVNDDVGFYVEPRKSNATPSPKPMWLEMTEEESKLNPSITDFDPEVISSFKKSLQQLSPNSPFHLQGIKSGVSLEEKKMKDDVFVVDDKVGEKNKVVLYFTSLRGVRKTYEDCCQVRMILRGLRVKVDERDVSMHLGFKDELKELLGDLYSGGGLPRIFVGRDYIGGAEEIKKLHEDGKLEKLLDCCEKIEDNDRECENCGDIRFVPCETCFGSCKIYFEGGGGEEEECDDDGEAGEYGFGRCPDCNENGLIRCPVCCY; the protein is encoded by the coding sequence ATGGGTTGTGCAAATTCCAAGCAAAAAAGATGTAAACATTGCAAAACTCCTTTTTCACCAGCTCCAAGAAGTTATTCAATGCATGTTCATCACCAACCACAaattgaagaagatgaagaagatggtTACCATGTTGTGGCACTCACTTCAACCACATTAGGGACTCTCAAACTCAATTCCCCATCTTCAAATAGTATTCATGATTTCAAGTTTTCCAATGGGAAATTTGAGGAGAATGAAAGTTTCAGGTTTCATAATGAAACTTTATTGCAAAAACTCAAAAGGGAGAAGgaaaaagagaaaagggaagaaTTGGAAAGTGAAGATGATGATAAAGTGAAACAATTTTCAATGGGGTTGATTGAAGCTAAATCTTGGTCTAACATGATTGAAGAAAAGTTGACAAAAGTGattccaatgacaccaacaagAACACCACCCGGCGAACCGGAAACCATCAACACATGGGAATTAATGGAAGGTCTTGAAGATATAAGTCCTTTTAGATCACCAAATCACTTCAAAAGTTTCTCTTTTGATGTCAATGATGATGTTGGTTTCTACGTCGAACCCCGGAAGTCGAATGCAACTCCTTCTCCTAAACCAATGTGGCTTGAAATGACAGAAGAAGAATCAAAACTCAACCCTTCAATAACAGATTTTGATCCAGAAGTGATTTCATCATTCAAAAAGTCCTTACAACAATTATCTCCTAATAGTCCTTTTCATCTACAAGGGATTAAAAGTGGTGTTTCATTagaggaaaagaaaatgaaagatgaTGTTTTTGTTGTGGATGATAAGGTTGGTGAGAAGAACAAGGTTGTTTTGTACTTTACAAGCTTAAGAGGTGTGAGAAAAACTTATGAAGATTGTTGTCAAGTGAGGATGATTCTTAGAGGGTTAAGAGTGAAAGTTGATGAGAGAGATGTTTCTATGCATTTGGGATTCAAGGATGAGTTAAAAGAGCTTTTGGGTGATTTGTATAGTGGAGGAGGATTGCCAAGAATTTTTGTTGGTAGAGATTACATTGGTGGAGCTGAGGAAATTAAAAAACTTCATGAAGATGGGAAGCTTGAGAAATTGTTGGATTGTTGTGAGAAGATTGAGGACAATGATAGAGAATGTGAGAATTGTGGTGATATAAGGTTTGTTCCTTGTGAAACTTGTTTTGGAAGTTGTAAAATTTACTTTGAAGGTGGTGGtggtgaagaagaagaatgtgatgatgatggtgaAGCGGGCGAGTATGGATTTGGACGGTGTCCGGATTGTAATGAAAATGGACTAATTCGCTGCCCCGTGTGTTGCTACTAG
- the LOC101497916 gene encoding binding partner of ACD11 1, translating into MYPGGYTAEITNLSPRATESDVQNFFGYCGVIERVDVIRSSEYDSTAYVTFKEAYALDTALLLNGSMILDQYISISRWGAYTDDSNWNSHTSNHEDSLSCPKDIHMDKLVSSPGEALVMAQEVVKIMVAKGYVLGKDAFVMAKSFDESRNVSSTAAAKVYELSNKIGLTETINSGFETFKSVDEKYHVTDITKSAATVTGTAAIVAATVTGRAAVAASNAIVNSSYFAKGALWVSDMLSRAAKSAADLGQHQDK; encoded by the exons ATGTATCCCGGTGGTTATACTGCTGAAATTACAAACTTATCTCCAAGAGCTACAGAGAGTGACGTGCAGAATTTTTTTGGATACTGCGGTGTAATTGAGCGTGTTGACGTGATTAG ATCCAGTGAATATGATTCTACTGCATATGTGACTTTTAAGGAAGCTTATGCCCTGGACACTGCATTATTGCTGAAT GGATCAATGATTTTAGACCAATACATTTCCATTTCGCGCTGGGGAGCTTATACTGATGACAGTAATTGGAACAGTCATACATCAAACCATGAAGACAGTCTTTCATGCCCAAAA GATATTCACATGGATAAGCTTGTTTCTTCCCCTGGAGAAGCACTAGTTATGGCACAAGAGGTTGTCAAAATAATGGTAGCTAAAGGATATGTGCTTGGCAAAGATGCATTTGTGATGGCAAAATCTTTCGACGAATCACGCAATGTATCATCTACAGCAGCAGCCAAGGTTTATGAACTCAGCAACAAAATTGGGCTGACAGAAACCATAAATTCAGGTTTTGAAACTTTTAAATCTGTTGATGAAAAGTATCATGTTACCGATATCACAAAATCAGCCGCAACGGTAACGGGGACAGCAGCTATAGTTGCGGCAACGGTTACAGGGAGAGCAGCTGTGGCAGCTAGTAATGCTATAGTGAATAGCAGCTATTTTGCAAAAGGAGCTCTTTGGGTTTCTGATATGTTATCTCGTGCAGCGAAATCGGCAGCCGATTTGGGTCAGCATCAAGATAAATGA